The stretch of DNA GTCTTAATTTGAGATGTTTGATGTCATTCTTCTGAACctatagaggagattccctctaacaggTATCTGGAATATTTTGATCCAACATAATATCAAGTATCACATATGTGACAGTActtagcacaacatcagtcttaggtgccaaagatgtgCCATCATTCAACACAACATCATTTTCAGAGACAGATCCTTTGAGAGactcatcaacaaactcacttgtgACCTTAGTGGAAGTATTAACAACATCAGatggatttcccttgattaACGTGCACCtgacaatggagagagggatgcaacatatacttcattttacttcaacacaaacactcatcttgaagggaagtaaaaacttcgtcaatcttaattcaaaagatatcttTAATGCACATGGTAaagaattaacttcaccaaaaataccAGAGAACCATAATCCTTTGGTCCCAACAATAATAAATCCTCATTgcttaatcatgcattcatacaactagatattatcacacgaatataacatgcatggttaaaacatcagataacacatcaacactgcacacaacttcaactaccacttacttggatcagacatgaactaacccaagaggtcaaccatatgttgatCGTGTCCCAACAAACTTATCTAAGACATGTTTCTAACGTAGAACCCATCTAagacacagatgcctcctcttccaggtcaggagaaggttccaaacatatgtaaccaacacacacttgtttagcacccaagcatctgccatgccctactgtcatccaacaaaattctgcagaatctgctcgtcagatgttccatcagatgttccaacatctagtaagacatcagttcccttctaacggaacacaccaagaaatcctttatcaaagccaatggAGGTTAGTTTTTTAGAgttggaagcaaaaataaattgctcattgatcagtgcattttaatgcacattcttctactattgtactagtgtattcctatggtttaatttactattttcactattttaaggtgtttttatatttaagtttatttctaactctattttattttcgcacttaatttatgaataaatagcactttgacacccttccggtccgcaggtcataactggagttacaaatatcggattgaggcgcgggaagatgcgttggaaagctgagatcaagagctacgactttcatgttgaggccaaaacccagttcggagcgcaagtgtgtcaaataattgcgtttatgttccagacgaatttaattcagcacaactttatatttttcggcccaattgttttaaggcccgttccatgtattatttaaaccgaaaaaaaggcagctagggttattcattcactgttcacgaaatattcaaaccctagagcagccgtcatcttccatggagaactaaacttctattgatccattggtgtaaggaactttgttctcgaatcttgaggttcggttttaatagcaaatcgttatgtttatgcttatcatatatcaattttcttgtctctcttttgtgtatgagttgatgcaattgatgcttaattattttgtttcacgttcataacattgagactattcaaattaattcacgcttgttcaaattaatctgaataggaaattgttatattattttcgcttgcaaaatagggctgccgaattattgttatgatttttaactgtgttattggtgacgcttgatcatcgtcatagttagtcgaacacgctggtgcttaatcaacgaattcgttataaaactgattttcgcttgttaaattagttctataatcagccgaagcataaactgtatgaatattcatataagaacctatgatagatgataaacaaagttgcctaaaaccaatggattgattgcttttatattaattaaattcgtaatctttgttattgcttccacaaacaaaaacCCCAGATTTTATAGCTTTTGAATTGtgtctaatattgttaaactgatTGTGAGTCTTTGggaaacgaccaaggttaactaccttgtactactttttattttaaaattattttgatcacgaaacgacggtgatcaaattggcgccgctGCCGGGGACTCTCAATTGATTTTAGCTAATATTAGACTCAGTTTCTGTGTGGTTGCGTTCTAGCCTTTGCTTTCTCGTGTTTTCTGGATTTTACGTGCCCTAATAATCAGTTTTCgtaaaaaaacagttttctggAAAATCTTTTCTAAATCGAGTTTTTCCTGTACCTGTTCATCAGAAAAAAATCAGAGTTTAAAATCCCCTATTTTGGAACAAAATAGGTGACGGCAACCTAAAAAGTCCAAATTCcgtgttttactattttattttaatttatttctgtttttatagtttcagaaaattccaaactaatttccaaaattcttattttacttaattagactaaatttcgtgtttttatatttttttgaatctattttaaccatatctcttctttctatttgtttcattaacgagtctgattctgattcttacaTAGTTTCTCTTTGCATACTTTATTTGATTCTAAACTTGCTTTTGATAACATGGCTGAACAAAGAACACTAAGGCAGCTTGCTGCTCCTGATGTCAATTACAATGGTCTATGCATTCAATATACTGACGTTGATATTCCTTTTGAATTGAAATCTGGTTTGATACATTTGTTGCCCAAGTTTCATGGTCTTGCAGGTGAGGATCCGCATAAGCATTTGAAGGAATTTCAGGTAGTTTGTTCTACACCATTGAGGCCTGAAGGTATAACAGAGGATCATATCAAGCTTAGAGCCTTTCCATTCTCGCTCCAGGGTGCTGCCAAAGATTGGTTGTACTATCTTGAGCCGAATTCTATCACAACTTGGAATGATTTGAAGAAGGTCTTTCTAGAGAGATACTTTCCCGCTTCTAGAGCTGCGTTaatcagaaaagaaatatgCGGCATTAGGCAGGGAAACGAATCATTGGCAGAATACTGGGAAAGATTCAAGCAGCTAGTTTCTAGTTGTCCCCAACACCAGATCACCGAGCAATTACTCATCCAATATTTCTATGAAGGGTTGCTACCAATGGATCGAAACATTTTGGATGCTGCAAGTGGTGGAGCACTTGTTGATAAAACTCCAGCTGCTGCAAAGGCCTTGATCGAGAACATGTCACTCAACTCGCAACAGTTTACAACCAGAAATAATTCTGCAAGTGTAAATGAGATTcagtcttcctcttcctccatcAAGGCGCTCGAAACCAAGTTTGATGCTAGAATTGATGAACTTACTTCCTTGGTGAAAAAGTTGGCAGTTAGCAAAGCTCAACCAGCAAAAGTGTGTGGTATTTGTACTTCTTCTGAGCACCCGACTGATACATGCCCCATTCTACAAGATGAAACAATAACTGAGCTTCCTCAAGCatatgcagcagcagcagcccTTTACAATCAAAACAGGTACAACAATCCTGACCTCTCCACCAACAAATATCACCCTAGTTGGAGGAATCATCAAAACCTCCAATATGGGAATCAGTCACAAGCTGCAGCCCCTGCTGCCCCACCAGCCACTTCTTCACTGGAAGACCTTGTCAAGCAACTGGCACAACGAACAGATGCTAGCATTCAGAACCTGACAACGCAGATGGGACAAATGGCCAATGCAATAGGCCAACTACAAGCCCAAGGCTCTGGTAACCTTCCTGCACAAACAGTGCCGAATCCGAATGTGAATGTGAGTGCAATTACTTTGAGATCTGGAAGAGTGTCAGAACCAGctccagagaaaaagaagaagaaaaccgttGCATCATCATCTGCTCCTGAACCTCCTTCTGTTACAACTGAGACCGAAcccgaaaaagaaagagtatatGTGCCACCAATTCCTTTTCCTCAAAGGGTGCAGAAAAATATCAAGAAGACAGTTGAGGAAGACAAGGAGATTTTAGATGTATTCAGAAAATGTGCGGTTAACATTCCTCTCCTTGATGCAATTAAACAGATTCCTAAATATGCAAAATTCCTGAAAGACTTGTGCACACACAAGAGGAAGTTGAAGGGAAATGAGAGAGTCAGTTTGGGACGAAATGTTTCTGCTTTCATTCAGCCCAAAAAtggttcctcagctaatgtctCAGTTCTCAGTCAGACCATGCCAGAAAAGTGTGATGATCCAGGAGTTTTTGGTATTCCCTGTTCCATTGGGGATCACAAGTTTGAAAATTGTATGCTTGATCTGGGAGCAGGTATTAATGTTATGCctacttctatttataataaCCTTGATCTTGGTCCTTTGCAGCCTACAGGTTTAATCGTGCAATTAGCAAACAGGAGCAATGCCCGCCCTGCTGGGAAGGTAGAAGATGTCCTGGTGCAAGTTAATGACTTGATTCTTCCTGCAGATTTCTACATTCTAGACATGGAGGGAGAAACTAATTCCAGCAGGGCACCCATCATTCTAGGCCGACCATTCATGAGAACGGCaagaacaaaagttgatgtttatGATGGAACCATGTCCATGGAGTTTGGCGACATTGTCGCTAAGTTTAACATTTTTGATGCCATGAAACATCCCGTGGAAGAACATTCTGTTTTTTATATGGATTTAGTTACTAACACTAACCTTTGCTCTGTTTGTGCTAAGATTGAATCTGATTTGCAGGATAATAACATTCATACAGGTGAAGTTGTTGTCAATGAGGCAGTCTGTACGGTTAAAGTTCTTGACATTCCGGCTGCCCCAACCAAACACTCCCATGATAAAGAAAAGACTACGCACTTCCATGATAAGATGatttccaaaa from Trifolium pratense cultivar HEN17-A07 linkage group LG5, ARS_RC_1.1, whole genome shotgun sequence encodes:
- the LOC123886438 gene encoding uncharacterized protein LOC123886438, which codes for MAEQRTLRQLAAPDVNYNGLCIQYTDVDIPFELKSGLIHLLPKFHGLAGEDPHKHLKEFQVVCSTPLRPEGITEDHIKLRAFPFSLQGAAKDWLYYLEPNSITTWNDLKKVFLERYFPASRAALIRKEICGIRQGNESLAEYWERFKQLVSSCPQHQITEQLLIQYFYEGLLPMDRNILDAASGGALVDKTPAAAKALIENMSLNSQQFTTRNNSASVNEIQSSSSSIKALETKFDARIDELTSLVKKLAVSKAQPAKVCGICTSSEHPTDTCPILQDETITELPQAYAAAAALYNQNRYNNPDLSTNKYHPSWRNHQNLQYGNQSQAAAPAAPPATSSLEDLVKQLAQRTDASIQNLTTQMGQMANAIGQLQAQGSGNLPAQTVPNPNVNVSAITLRSGRVSEPAPEKKKKKTVASSSAPEPPSVTTETEPEKERVYVPPIPFPQRVQKNIKKTVEEDKEILDVFRKCAVNIPLLDAIKQIPKYAKFLKDLCTHKRKLKGNERVSLGRNVSAFIQPKNGSSANVSVLSQTMPEKCDDPGVFGIPCSIGDHKFENCMLDLGAGINVMPTSIYNNLDLGPLQPTGLIVQLANRSNARPAGKVEDVLVQVNDLILPADFYILDMEGETNSSRAPIILGRPFMRTARTKVDVYDGTMSMEFGDIVAKFNIFDAMKHPVEEHSVFYMDLVTNTNLCSVCAKIESDLQDNNIHTGEVVVNEAVCTVKVLDIPAAPTKHSHDKEKTTHFHDKMISKKKFSVGQKVLLFKSRLKDMVGKFRSKWIGPFIVTNVFPSGAIEIKSTGTGKVFKAKGQRLKLLHKSVEGLPPKPPDIEAPAPAATP